The following proteins come from a genomic window of Takifugu rubripes chromosome 11, fTakRub1.2, whole genome shotgun sequence:
- the tbcela gene encoding tubulin folding cofactor E-like a isoform X1, with amino-acid sequence MEDTEGHTFVEVMSEKYSPDNFPYRRGPGMGVVVVPVAGPQGSPMKDRLNVPSMLVLSGCGISRAGEQAEIAAFCAHVMELDLSHNQLQDWHQISKIVSSIPNLEFLNLSSNPLGGMTLDPHCARAFSRVRRFVLNNTQVSWETVLLLTREMPKLEELFLCLNEYSNVGVSSVACPTLRLLHITDNSLKDWADIRKFGSMFPSLDTLVMANNNLSSIQDGKDILKRLFPNLRNINLNNSGLNQWGDIEKLNFFPKLEEVRLQGIPLLQTYTDAERRSLIIAQLPYVSLLNGSVVTDVEREDAERFFIRYYLDYPKEELPFRYHCLVTKYGQLEPLAEIDLRPRCRARVEVHCEEKVEQVNIRLDQTVAELKKQLTGVVRLSTNSMRLYYIDKSSAFGPEEMKYSTRVLHSYGIQDGDELMVVPKTK; translated from the exons ATGGAGGACACGGAGGGCCACACGTTCGTAGAGGTGATGAGCGAGAAGTACAGCCCGGACAACTTTCCGTACCGCCGGGGGCCCGGGATGGGCGTGGTCGTGGTGCCCGTGGCTGGTCCTCAAGGTTCTCCCATGAAAG ATCGTCTGAACGTCCCCAGCATGCTGGTGCTGAGCGGCTGTGGGATCAGCAGGGCTGGGGAGCAGGCGGAGATCGCTGCCTTCTGTGCCCACGTCATGGAGCTGGATCTGTCTCAtaaccagctgcaggactgGCACCAG ATCAGTAAAATTGTGTCCAGCATCCCCAACCTGGAGTTTCTGAACCTAAGCTCGAACCCTCTGGGAGGAATGACCCTGGATCCACATTGTGCTCGAGCCTTTTCCAGAGTGCGGCGCTTCGTCCTCAACAACACGCAGGTGTCCTGGgagacggtgctgctgctgacccgggagATGCCCAA ACTGGAGGAGCTGTTCCTCTGCCTTAACGAGTACAGCAACGTGGGTGTCTCCAGCGTGGCCTGCCCCACCCTGCGCCTGCTCCACATCACCGACAACAGCCTGAAGGACTGGGCCGACATCCGCAAGTTCGGCTCCATGTTCCCCTCGCTGGACACGCTGGTCATGGCCAACAACAACCTGAGCTCCATCCAGGACGGCAAAGACATCCTCAAGCGGCTCTTCCCCAACCTGCGCAACATCAACCTGAACAACTCAG gTCTGAACCAATGGGGCGACATCGAGAAGCTGAACTTCTTCCCAAAGTTGGAGGAGGTGCGGCTGCAGGGGATTCCCTTGCTGCAGACCTACACCGACGCCGAGCGCCGCAGCCTGATAATAGCACA GCTTCCTTACGTCTCCCTGTTAAACGGCAGCGTGGTGACTGATGTGGAGCGGGAGGACGCAGAGAGGTTCTTCATCCGTTACTACCTGGACTACCCCAAAGAGGAGCTGCCCTTCAG GTACCACTGCCTCGTAACCAAGTACGGGCAGCTGGAGCCCCTGGCTGAGATTGACCTCAGGCCGCGCTGCCGCGCACGGGTGGAGGTCCACTGCGAGGAGAAGGTGGAACAG GTAAACATCCGTTTGGATCAGACTGTTGCCgagctgaagaagcagctgaccggcgTGGTCCGACTCTCCACCAACAGCATGCGGCTCTATTACATCGACAAGAGCAGTGCTTTCGGACCGGAGGAGATGAAGTACAGCACCAGGGTGCTGCACTCCTATGGCATCCAAGATGGCGACGAGCTGATGGTGGTGCCCAAGACCAAGTGA
- the tbcela gene encoding tubulin folding cofactor E-like a isoform X2 has product MEDTEGHTFVEVMSEKYSPDNFPYRRGPGMGVVVVPVAGPQGSPMKDRLNVPSMLVLSGCGISRAGEQAEIAAFCAHVMELDLSHNQLQDWHQISKIVSSIPNLEFLNLSSNPLGGMTLDPHCARAFSRVRRFVLNNTQVSWETVLLLTREMPKLEELFLCLNEYSNVGVSSVACPTLRLLHITDNSLKDWADIRKFGSMFPSLDTLVMANNNLSSIQDGKDILKRLFPNLRNINLNNSGLNQWGDIEKLNFFPKLEEVRLQGIPLLQTYTDAERRSLIIAHVVTDVEREDAERFFIRYYLDYPKEELPFRYHCLVTKYGQLEPLAEIDLRPRCRARVEVHCEEKVEQVNIRLDQTVAELKKQLTGVVRLSTNSMRLYYIDKSSAFGPEEMKYSTRVLHSYGIQDGDELMVVPKTK; this is encoded by the exons ATGGAGGACACGGAGGGCCACACGTTCGTAGAGGTGATGAGCGAGAAGTACAGCCCGGACAACTTTCCGTACCGCCGGGGGCCCGGGATGGGCGTGGTCGTGGTGCCCGTGGCTGGTCCTCAAGGTTCTCCCATGAAAG ATCGTCTGAACGTCCCCAGCATGCTGGTGCTGAGCGGCTGTGGGATCAGCAGGGCTGGGGAGCAGGCGGAGATCGCTGCCTTCTGTGCCCACGTCATGGAGCTGGATCTGTCTCAtaaccagctgcaggactgGCACCAG ATCAGTAAAATTGTGTCCAGCATCCCCAACCTGGAGTTTCTGAACCTAAGCTCGAACCCTCTGGGAGGAATGACCCTGGATCCACATTGTGCTCGAGCCTTTTCCAGAGTGCGGCGCTTCGTCCTCAACAACACGCAGGTGTCCTGGgagacggtgctgctgctgacccgggagATGCCCAA ACTGGAGGAGCTGTTCCTCTGCCTTAACGAGTACAGCAACGTGGGTGTCTCCAGCGTGGCCTGCCCCACCCTGCGCCTGCTCCACATCACCGACAACAGCCTGAAGGACTGGGCCGACATCCGCAAGTTCGGCTCCATGTTCCCCTCGCTGGACACGCTGGTCATGGCCAACAACAACCTGAGCTCCATCCAGGACGGCAAAGACATCCTCAAGCGGCTCTTCCCCAACCTGCGCAACATCAACCTGAACAACTCAG gTCTGAACCAATGGGGCGACATCGAGAAGCTGAACTTCTTCCCAAAGTTGGAGGAGGTGCGGCTGCAGGGGATTCCCTTGCTGCAGACCTACACCGACGCCGAGCGCCGCAGCCTGATAATAGCACA CGTGGTGACTGATGTGGAGCGGGAGGACGCAGAGAGGTTCTTCATCCGTTACTACCTGGACTACCCCAAAGAGGAGCTGCCCTTCAG GTACCACTGCCTCGTAACCAAGTACGGGCAGCTGGAGCCCCTGGCTGAGATTGACCTCAGGCCGCGCTGCCGCGCACGGGTGGAGGTCCACTGCGAGGAGAAGGTGGAACAG GTAAACATCCGTTTGGATCAGACTGTTGCCgagctgaagaagcagctgaccggcgTGGTCCGACTCTCCACCAACAGCATGCGGCTCTATTACATCGACAAGAGCAGTGCTTTCGGACCGGAGGAGATGAAGTACAGCACCAGGGTGCTGCACTCCTATGGCATCCAAGATGGCGACGAGCTGATGGTGGTGCCCAAGACCAAGTGA